Proteins from a single region of Anastrepha ludens isolate Willacy chromosome 5, idAnaLude1.1, whole genome shotgun sequence:
- the LOC128864759 gene encoding gustatory receptor for bitter taste 22e-like → MAFVLPMFSYFEDPLETDEPLIKILNRFTSYASLSSVILTWCVNWTGRQKLQLLFNEFATIESDYFCRYKHLVNECAIFDCYLLWKGFAIVLQNTSYIYTTTLAVNAGWIFFLWMCLMALLTNVIFLVLAHFFLAVLYTYRFIWVLNRRLQTIADIEVQRRHCRLLVVEIDTIASIYLRLIRLCEAYTRIHQFQLLLVVACVTACNIEVLFYIRLLWSGKTFALNAANVLAVAQIFFVNVLDFWLTITICELAVVTSRTTLEILRGFSEKTELAIPVERSLESFTIICCSKKLQFHLCGLFDINHLSGLKVLMTMILYLIYLVQYHNENE, encoded by the exons GACGAGCCTCTCATTAAGATACTCAATCGCTTCACGTCATACGCCAGCCTTAGTTCAGTAATTTTAACGTGGTGTGTCAATTGGACTGGTCGTCAGAAATTACAGCTGCTATTCAATGAGTTTGCCACAATCGAATCCGACTACTTTTGTCGTTATAAACATTTGGTCAACGAATGTGCGATTTTCGACTGTTATTTGCTTTGGAAAGGTTTTGCCATTGTACTACAAAACACCTCATATATTTACACAACAACATTAGCCGTGAATGCTGGTTGGATATTTTTTCTATGGATGTGTCTAATGGCGTTGCTAACAAATGTAATATTTCTCGTTTTGGCACACTTCTTCCTCGCTGTGCTGTACACTTATCGATTTATTTGGGTATTGAATAGACGCCTACAAACTATTGCCGATATTGAAGTGCAGCGGCGTCACTGCCGCCTTTTGGTCGTGGAAATCGATACCATCGCATCCATTTATTTGCGCCTGATACGTCTGTGTGAAGCCTACACACGCATACACCAGTTTCAGCTGCTGCTGGTTGTTGCCTGCGTGACCGCCTGCAACATCGaggtattattttatatacgtTTGCTTTGGAGTGGCAAGACATTCGCGCTGAATGCGGCAAACGTGTTGGCAGTAGCGCAAATattctttgtaaatgttttgGACTTCTGGTTGACGATCACAATTTGTGAGTTAGCGGTGGTAACTTCGCGAACGACATTGGAAATATTGCGCGGTTTCAGTGAAAAGACGGAGCTGGCGATACCTGTGGAGCGgagt ctGGAAAGTTTCACGATCATTTGCTGCAGTAAAAAGTTGCAATTCCATTTGTGTGGACTATTTGATATTAACCACTTGAGTGGCTTAAAAGTTTTAATGACAATGATATTATACCTTATTTATTTAGTGCAATACCACaatgaaaatgaataa
- the LOC128864760 gene encoding gustatory receptor for bitter taste 22e-like gives MWFAIAFGVLPFRYNTKLQQITPSKYYLIYSVFINALIVIASVCAWPWKEFLDLDLLSNYKLIEILTRVTVVLNIYTLTIVFRIKFRAYKSVLDIFNEFATIERVYYANYAAIARKCTTYDNYIILKGLATFLQNISFIFILFITPIESNVNAVVVLIFTIILGNIIFLVVLLFYNCVITTYRYIWILQRRLQNIADYGAKSRHSSVVTREIYEITAAYMRLLKVCKGFGGVYGHQLLISIGAIMCANIQTLYYFRILWNEKVTELALLDIFYIFQAVAINIFDFWLNFTVCELALGVARDMAQSLRSFTNLAQLDVELERSLEVLATVCRNNVPEFRLCGLIDLNHLNGLKTLQTMVLYLIYLVQFSYKDF, from the exons ATGTGGTTCGCCATTGCATTTGGAGTACTGCCCTTCCGGTATAATACAAAATTGCAACAAATTACACCATCGAAATATTATTTGATCTACAGCGTTTTTATTAACGCACTCATAGTGATTGCTTCCGTATGTGCTTGGCCCTGGAAAGAATTTCTAGATTTGGATCTGCTAAGTAACTACAAACTTATAGAAATACTCACCAGAGTTACAGTAGTGCTAAATATTTATACGCTCACCATTGTCTTTCGTATTAAATTTCGCGCATACAAATCCGTGCTGGACATTTTCAATGAGTTTGCCACCATCGAACGCGTCTACTACGCCAATTATGCCGCTATAGCACGAAAATGTACCACTTAcgacaattatattatattgaaGGGTCTggcaacatttttgcaaaatatctcCTTCATCTTTATACTATTTATTACTCCAATTGAGTCAAATGTAaatgcagtggtggtgctaatCTTTACTATAATATTGggcaatataatttttcttgtgGTGCTACTCTTTTACAATTGTGTCATAACCACTTACCGTTATATTTGGATACTGCAACGAAGATTGCAAAATATTGCAGATTATGGCGCCAAGAGCAGGCACAGCAGTGTTGTAACgcgtgaaatatatgaaattacaGCTGCGTATATGCGTTTGTTGAAGGTCTGTAAAGGATTCGGAGGAGTCTACGGCCACCAGTTGCTGATCAGCATTGGCGCTATTATGTGTGCTAATATACAGACCCTCTACTATTTTCGCATACTTTGGAACGAAAAAGTTACAGAGTTAGCTTTGCTAGATATTTTCTATATCTTTCAGGCGgttgcaataaatatttttgatttttggctCAACTTTACTGTTTGCGAATTGGCGTTGGGCGTTGCACGAGACATGGCGCAGTCGCTGAGGAGTTTCACTAACTTGGCGCAATTGGATGTGGAGCTCGAAAGAAGT TTGGAGGTTCTAGCTACCGTATGCCGAAATAATGTGCCGGAATTCCGCTTGTGCGGTTTGATCGACTTGAATCACTTGAACGGCCTAAAAACTTTGCAGACAAtggttttgtatttaatttacttaGTGCAGTTTAGCTATAAAGACTTTTGA